The proteins below are encoded in one region of Aspergillus nidulans FGSC A4 chromosome III:
- a CDS encoding putative ABC transporter (transcript_id=CADANIAT00006248): MTVPMLGRYSYVDSDSQKPTGCPCSPSTLDRFSSIDPACALCGIHVCTSKPAPWHSLRCMSDVNADPTYGIGEPTRVQSFSNALESVGAGRNRLIFVDNGFVGGSIEQVINEVAEPARTSQYEVHVLSDESEMRELCRTSLREGPAEAWNYTIRTDSVLGKGIDVGNSNNDQQVYLLPFQRSIDWAIARTNSSFDASTLPEETLEYPYTSLNEEGRKDRIRTRYMGAIIDVIAVAVFIGMVGVTYQLTGLIAMERELGMSQLIDCMMPDSSPWMSQAARFCAAHLALDIVYGPGWIIMGAILKAGVYSETSAGITVVYHILCGLALSSFSIFGASFFRKAQLSGISVVLACLLLGVVAQMAPAKSNGPVVILGLLFPSMNYVYFSIFVARWERENSAAILTESAPNNPWSLPGVVLWVLLILQIIIYPMLAAVVERMLYGTASKNRHVSSSGTSAALSIRNLNKIYRPGWFYRTIGPLFGSNRQTVHAVNNLSIDVNKGQIMVLLGANGSGKSTTLDAIAGLTKLSSGDININYGTEEPGFGLCPQKNVLWDNLTVKEHVKIFNRLKSTGKVDTEEQIMHLLRDCDLQKKAKARSKTLSGGQKRKVQLAMMFTGGSPICCVDEVSSGLDPISRRKIWDILLAERGSRTIILTTHFLDEADLLADHIAILSKGVLKAKGSSVELKNQLGSGYRIHVFNVPGSERAVQKRFSSIHKEVHFDETVYTVQNSAEAAQFVSELEQEGMMEYRVSGPTIEDVFLKVASELDFEPSRGRVREGERAADHSSEADDENIERRSLHLMTGCRIGIILQAWYLFRKRLTILRRNPLPYLAAFMIPVIAAGLVTLFLQGVAKPGCSGEDSYRTPESTIADQWDNLLLVIGPSDKVQPELLESFVVSMNDQSDAVQSSSNASQFYIVDDYPDFSDYIKANYSKVTPGGVYLGDSSWQPTIAWKGDNGNFPLAALTQNVLDRFATGMSINIGFDFFDIPSTPDFYNTLQLVVYFGLAMSVYPAFFALYPTVERLRNVRALQFSNGVRALSLWLAYISFDFCLVVASSVLAVIIFRAVTNIWYHIEYLFAVFFLYGLCGTLCAYLVSLFTKSQLAAFAFAAGFQCVMFLIYLIAYMCVLTYASTDKIDSYIDITHYTIAIVSPSGNLLRALFASLNVFSILCRGSEGREIASYPGEIGLYGGPILYLILQSIFLVVLLVWIEGGTPLLSWLRPKSRQRDVEEKELMDSDIAEEITRVSSSKDNLRLLHVSKAFKKFIAVEDVTFGVGAGEVFALLGPNGAGKTTTISLIRGDIQPTRNEGEIFVENISVLKQRAVARSRLGVCPQFDAMDQMTVLEHLVFYARIRGVPDINHNVNEVINAVGLKQFRHRMAAKLSGGNKRKLSLGIALMGNPSVLLLDEPSSGMDAASKRVMWKTLTAVAPGRSIVLTTHSMEEADALAHRAGIMARRMLALGTTDALRLKYGNMYHVHIVHTQAPHTSDEDMEKIRGWVTDNFPGAVIEQKTYHGQLRFSVPAGISPEKERAAHSDDSKGSSYRDIRSTDELRSVSLRSDVSIPVGLGPDTETGPGNFRARSGVSKLFSQLEQNKAALGVEHYSVSQTTLDQVFLTIVGKHHISEQDSG, translated from the exons ATGACCGTGCCAATGCTTGGCCGCTACAGTT ACGTGGACTCTGACAGTCAAAAACCTACTGGTTGTCCTTGTTCGCCCTCTACTCTCGACCGTTTTTCGAGCATTGATCCTGCCTGTGCTCTTTGTGGCATTCATGTCTGTACTTCCAAACCCGCTCCATGGCATAGCTTGAGATGCATGTCTGACGTCAATGCAGATC CGACATACGGAATCGGCGAACCGACCCGTGTCCAGTCGTTTTCTAATGCGTTGGAATCCGTTGGCGCCGGGAGAAATAGGTTGATTTTTGTTGATAACGGCTTTGTTGGTGGTTCAATCGAGCAAGTGATCAACGAGGTCGCGGAGCCGGCGAGAACTAGCCAATATGAAGTCCACGTTCTTTCCGATGAGTCTGAGATGCGGGAGCTGTGTCGAACATCGCTTCGTG AAGGCCCGGCAGAGGCGTGGAACTACACCATAAGGACGGATTCAGTGCTGGGTAAAGGTATTGATGTAGGGAACTCCAACAATGACCAGCAAGTATACCTTCTCCCGTTCCAGCGATCCATTGACTGGGCGATCGCACGAACCAATTCATCGTTCGACGCCAGTACCCTCCCTGAAGAG ACCCTGGAGTACCCATACACATCCCTAAATGAAGAGGGACGCAAGGATCGAATCCGGACCCGGTATATGGGTGCCATTATCGACGTTATCGCCGTTGCTGTATTTATTGGAATGGTTGGCGTGACGTACCAGCTTACAGGTTTGATCGCCATGGAAAGGGAATTGGGAATGAGTCAGCTTATAGACTGTATGATGCCGGATTCGTCACCTTGGATGTCTCAAGCGGCCCGATTTTGCGCTGCTCATCTTGCCTTGGATATTGTTTACGGCCCCGGCTGGATAATTATGGGGGCCATTCTGAAAGCCGGTGTATACAGCGAAACATCGGCTGGAATAACGGTGGTATACCACATTCTGTGTGGCCTCGCCTTATCATCTTTCTCCATTTTCGGAGCTTCGTTCTTCAGGAAGGCGCAGCTCAGCGGTATATCTGTCGTCCTTGCCTGCCTTCTCCTAGGCGTGGTAGCCCAGATGGCTCCAGCAAAAAGCAACGGCCCGGTTGTCATTCTTGGTCTCCTATTCCCTTCCATGAACTATGTTTACTTCTCGATATTCGTGGCTCGTTGGGAAAGGGAAAATTCCGCTGCAATACTGACGGAATCCGCGCCAAACAACCCGTGGAGCCTCCCTGGCGTTGTGTTGTGGGTGCTGTTGATTCTTCAGATCATTATCTACCCAATGCTGGCCGCCGTTGTGGAACGGATGCTATACGGCACTGCTTCGAAAAATCGACATGTTTCCAGTTCTGGGACTTCTGCTGCGTTAAGCATTCGCAATCTTAACAAGATATATCGGCCGGGATGGTTCTATCGGACAATAGGACCATTGTTCGGTAGCAACCGCCAGACTGTTCATGCAGTCAACAATCTCTCCATCGACGTCAATAAGGGTCAGATAATGGTCCTGCTTGGCGCCAATGGATCGGGAAAATCCACCACACTGGATGCCATTGCTGGATTAACCAAGTTGTCATCTGGCGATATCAACATCAATTATGGTACAGAAGAACCGGGTTTTGGTCTCTGCCCGCAGAAGAATGTGCTTTGGGACAATCTGACTGTCAAGGAGCACGTCAAGATTTTCAACAGACTCAAATCCACCGGGAAAGTTGATACAGAAGAACAAATTATGCATCTCCTAAGAGACTGCGATCTTCAGAAAAAGGCCAAAGCACGCTCAAAAACACTTTCTGGAGGACAGAAGAGAAAAGTGCAACTAGCTATGATGTTTACTGGTGGCTCTCCAATCTGTTGTGTCGACGAGGTCTCTTCTGGCCTCGATCCAATATCACGAAGGAAGATATGGGATATCTTGTTGGCAGAAAGGGGCTCCAGAACAATAATCCTGACGACACATTTTCTCGATGAAGCGGACTTGCTTGCTGATCATATTGCCATTCTGTCCAAAGGTGTTCTGAAGGCTAAGGGATCTAGCGTTGAGTTGAAAAACCAACTAGGTTCTGGATATCGCATTCATGTCTTCAATGTCCCTGGATCCGAAAGGGCGGTTCAAAAACGGTTTAGCAGCATACACAAAGAAGTCCACTTTGACGAAACTGTTTACACAGTTCAAAAttctgctgaagctgctcagTTTGTCTCCGAGCTGGAACAGGAGGGTATGATGGAGTATCGTGTCAGCGGGCCTACTATTGAAGATGTTTTTCTAAAGGTCGCGAGCGAATTGGATTTCGAGCCCTCAAGAGGCCGTGTTCGAGAAGGCGAGCGAGCAGCGGATCATTCCTCTGAAGCTGATGATGAGAATATTGAGCGTCGCTCGCTCCATCTTATGACTGGCTGCCGTATCGGCATAATTCTCCAGGCATGGTACTTGTTTCGCAAAAGACTGACTATCCTCCGCCGGAACCCTCTTCCTTATCTTGCGGCATTTATGATTCCTGTGATCGCAGCAGGCCTCGTGACTTTGTTTCTCCAAGGGGTTGCGAAGCCAGGATGCTCGGGAGAGGATTCCTACCGAACACCTGAATCTACCATCGCAGATCAATGGGATAACTTGCTCCTTGTGATTGGCCCATCAGACAAAGTGCAGCCAGAACTTCTAGAGAGCTTCGTGGTCTCAATGAACGATCAATCAGACGCCGTCCAGTCATCTAGTAATGCGTCCCAGTTTTATATTGTGGACGACTACCCAGACTTCAGCGATTATATAAAAGCCAACTATTCCAAAGTGACCCCAGGCGGGGTTTACCTTGGGGACTCCTCGTGGCAGCCGACCATTGCTTGGAAAGGAGATAATGGCAATTTCCCTCTTGCTGCGCTTACGCAGAACGTGCTAGATCGGTTTGCAACAGGGATGTCCATTAACATCGGTTTCGACTTTTTCGATATTCCTTCAACGCCGGACTTCTACAATACCTTGCAGCTTGTTGTATACTTTGGGCTTGCCATGTCAGTTTATCCGGCTTTCTTCGCACTATACCCAACCGTTGAGCGGCTGAGGAATGTCCGCGCACTCCAGTTCAGCAACGGGGTTAGGGCACTATCATTGTGGCTGGCATATATATCCTTCGACTTTTGTCTTGTTGTTGCATCCAGCGTTCTGGCAGTCATCATTTTCAGAGCCGTGACTAATATCTGGTACCATATCGAATATCTCTTTGCCGTTTTCTTCCTCTACGGCTTATGTGGTACGTTATGCGCTTACCTGGTGTCACTCTTTACGAAATCGCAACTCGCAGCGTTTGCTTTCGCGGCCGGTTTTCAGTGCGTTATGTTTCTCATCTATCTCATCGCGTATATGTGCGTCCTGACCTACGCATCAACGGACAAGATTGACTCGTACATTGATATAACGCACTACACTATCGCGATCGTTTCTCCATCCGGAAACCTTCTCAGGGCTTTGTTCGCTTCCTTGAACGTGTTTTCTATACTCTGTCGAGGCTCTGAAGGTCGAGAGATAGCGTCCTACCCTGGAGAGATTGGTCTCTACGGAGGGCCTATTCTTTATCTCATTCTTCAGTCAATCTTCCtcgttgttcttcttgtatgGATTGAAGGCGGCACTCCTCTACTTTCCTGGTTACGGCCTAAATCTAGGCAACGCGACGTTGAGGAGAAAGAACTCATGGACAGCGATATCGCGGAGGAAATTACCCGTGTATCCAGTTCGAAAGATAATCTCCGTCTGCTACATGTCAGTAAGGCATTCAAGAAGTTTATAGCTGTGGAAGACGTCACATTCGGTGTCGGGGCAGGAGAGGTCTTCGCCCTTCTCGGACCCAATGGAGCAGGGAAAACGACCACCATCTCCCTCATCCGTGGCGATATACAGCCAACACGTAACGAGGGGGAAATATTCGTCGAAAATATCTCTGTCCTGAAGCAGCGCGCTGTTGCCCGGTCTCGCCTCGGCGTTTGCCCACAATTTGACGCGATGGACCAAATGACTGTCCTCGAACACCTCGTCTTCTACGCCCGTATTAGGGGCGTGCCAGATATAAACCACAATGTCAATGAAGTAATCAATGCTGTCGGGCTCAAGCAATTTAGGCATCGCATGGCGGCAAAGCTTTCCGGCGGAAACAAACGCAAGCTATCCCTAGGCATCGCGCTGATGGGAAATCCTTCTGTTCTGCTTCTAGATGAGCCATCCTCCGGCATGGACGCCGCCTCAAAGCGTGTGATGTGGAAGACACTAACGGCCGTTGCACCTGGGCGCTCCATAGTCCTCACAACACATTCAATGGAGGAAGCAGATGCTCTGGCCCACCGCGCCGGTATCATGGCTAGACGTATGCTGGCCCTGGGAACAACGGATGCCCTTCGTTTGAAATATGGAAATATGTACCATGTGCATATAGTCCATACACAAGCACCACATACTAGCGATGAAgacatggagaagatccgCGGCTGGGTGACCGATAACTTTCCAGGCGCCGTTATCGAGCAGAAAACATACCACGGACAGCTGCGTTTCAGTGTCCCCGCGGGCATCTCCCCCGAGAAGGAAAGAGCTGCTCACAGCGACGACAGCAAGGGCTCATCTTATCGTGATATTCGGTCAACTGATGAGCTCCGCTCTGTCTCGCTGCGTTCTGATGTCTCGATTCCCGTCGGGTTAGGACCAGACACGGAAACGGGGCCAGGAAacttcagagccagaagtGGTGTCAGCAAGCTTTTTTCTCAACTCGAACAGAATAAGGCCGCACTGGGTGTGGAGCATTACTCTGTCAGCCAAACGACACTCGATCAGGTTTTCTTGACAATTGTCGGGAAGCATCATATTAGCGAGCAGGATTCTGGCTAA
- a CDS encoding mitochondrial 54S ribosomal protein bL19m (transcript_id=CADANIAT00006249), translating into MSIKVFSPNVESVEIVQRAEKRKRRARLYYMRHPKHDMRSVENIVSNYLRQKSAVTGQRTSQGKKR; encoded by the exons ATGTCAATTAAGGTGTTCAGTCCGAATGTGGAGAGCGTTGAGATTGTCCAGAGagcggagaagaggaagagacgggCACGCTTGTATTACATGAG GCACCCTAAGCACGATATGCGCAGTGTCGAGAACATTGTTTCGAACTACCTCCGCCAGAAGTCCGCGGTGACAGGGCAAAGAACCTCACAAGGAAAGAAGCGGTGA
- a CDS encoding uncharacterized protein (transcript_id=CADANIAT00006250): MAHNAMGRLLRCQTPTTFHQSVNLTQKRSWSARTIPSLAPTHSPELDQLLNRFRDELFIPHSLNIQQRNLIYRPRNANKLNGHPIIVSIGPKEEPYQLRSIDLFSVPTTNDKYRVLTLMHETKNWSNLATFLIGIHKSGMVIRQDRWEWLVRKAGSSNGLGHLLMCAQQSEATKFKLKNVSVVERLFFELHLAGQRIDFTGEGIARIQGLAKSFALLMETPEHAVRDLERDPKRSALVIGTLLELSAARALSEGGSNASQVEAYARRLLASLKDQNLSAEGQDWLSNDQLLQRIVPCYNGLKLALQLDDIAHNKHISSALKTRANELGMFIAKIKKMTPKDVRQKPTIGLAQAQLLHQN; encoded by the exons ATGGCGCACAACGCCATGGGCAGGCTCCTCCGCTGCCAAACTCCGACCACCTTCCACCAGTCAGTCAATCTGACACAAAAACGCAGCTGGTCAGCAAGAA CAATCCCTTCGCTAGCCCCGACACACTCCCCAGAACTTGACCAACTCCTCAACCGTTTCCGCGACGAACTATTCATCCCCCATTCCCTAAATATCCAGCAGCGAAACCTGATATACCGTCCACGCAATGCCAACAAGCTAAATGGACACCCGATTATCGTGTCAATCGGCCCCAAGGAAGAGCCGTATCAACTTCGCTCAATCGACCTATTTTCAGTGCCAACGACGAACGATAAGTATCGCGTATTAACCCTGATGCATGAGACGAAAAACTGGTCAAACCTGGCTACATTTCTTATTGGAATTCACAAGTCGGGTATGGTGATTCGTCAGGATCGCTGGGAATGGCTGGTGCGGAAAGCCGGAAGTTCCAATGGGTTGGGGCACCTCTTGATGTGTGCGCAGCAGTCAGAGGCAACTAAGTTCAAGCTGAAAAACGTGTCCGTCGTTGAGCGGCTTTTCTTCGAGCTTCACCTGGCAGGGCAGCGGATTGATTTCACGGGTGAGGGCATCGCGAGAATCCAGGGCCTTGCGAAGTCATTTGCGCTTTTGATGGAAACTCCAGAACACGCTGTTCGTGACTTAGAGAGAGATCCCAAGAGGAGTGCCCTAGTTATTGGTACATTGCTCGAGCTTTCCGCTGCTCGCGCTCTGAGTGAGGGCGGCAGCAATGCCAGTCAGGTCGAGGCTTACGCACGGCGTCTTCTTGCCAGTCTGAAGGACCAGAACCTCAGCGCCGAAGGGCAGGACTGGTTGTCTAACGATCAGCTCCTGCAACGGATTGTACCATGTTACAACGGATTGAAGCTTGCTTTGCAACTGGATGATATAGCTCATAACAAACACATCTCGTCAGCGCTGAAGACGCGTGCGAATGAGCTTGGCATGTTTATCGCAAAAATCAAGAAAATGACACCCAAGGACGTGCGACAAAAGCCTACAATCGGCCTGGCACAGGCTCAACTGCTGCATCAGAACTGA
- a CDS encoding uncharacterized protein (transcript_id=CADANIAT00006251), producing MASELSLLQKLDSLLSNVVADWNFYTTLIAGAIVAFAAFSFVTSKEPEIHPFLLARQSTAFPVRQPGESAAHRSLETPHGFPLRSGLNVKDPGAPKWTSGRNGDLRDVWKTAVRGKVDENGAVSGKQGKIFTVLGKQAVEHSLDQITAEINVIGRRLQSGNAKIVAVCLTDSIELLASIFAGAFYGFKVVIIPHNLPAEQLSKLLRKAQADSLIAEAGALDLTLVAKDNKQLSHVIWVAKMGSRHMDWNDVPKEVEDHLDVAVWHELVDEKKDLAGLDIPEWDPSSKTPTLSTLWSGEFVEYGPEHLVAGISGLIYSLPRTQRFNSDDLVLSIDSLSRLYPLCQVFAALFTNASVALNSVAGEKVDFALATVGVSPSVIVASSRTISEYHGKFMKPHSGLLSSIARWFQVRSLDSGNMPSQGFFSRLASVGPTAELSLDRLRLLCISHRIDDDTDARLDHEQLTDLRVLTGARVVYALTGPGVAGAISQTNVFDYRRFEGPSHFGAPLSTVELLLSDLSEDTEQGQLTVSGPSVTSGRTTFPVQARIRDDNTFDLC from the exons ATGGCATCAGAATTGTCGCTACTTcagaagctggacagctTGCTCAGCAACGTAGTAGCTGACTGGAACTTCTACACTACCTTGATTGCTGGCGCTATTGTCGCTTTTGCCGCCTTCTCGTTCGTCACATCCAAAGAACCGGAAATCCATCCTTTTCTGCTCGCCCGCCAATCGACTGCCTTTCCAGTACGACAGCCTGGCGAGTCTGCTGCTCATAGGAGCCTTGAAACACCGCATGGATTCCCGCTCAGGTCTGGCCTGAATGTGAAAGATCCTGGGGCGCCAAAGTGGACAAGTGGCCGAAATGGAGACTTGCGTGATGTATGGAAGACTGCTGTGCGTGGAAAAGTTGATGAAAATGGTGCTGTTTCGGGCAAGCAGGGCAAGATCTTTACAGTGCTCGGAAAACAAGCTGTGGAACATTCGTTGGACCAAATCACAGCCGAGATCAATGTAATCGGAAGGCGTTTACAATCAGGCAATGCGAAAATTGTTGCAGTGTGTCTAACTGACTCGATTGAGCTCTTGGCCTCGATCTTTG CTGGAGCGTTCTATGGATTCAAGGTTGTCATAATCCCTCACAACCTTCCCGCGGAGCAGTTGTCTAAACTGTTACGGAAGGCCCAAGCAGATTCGTTGATCGCTGAGGCTGGTGCGCTCGATCTCACCCTGGTTGCCAAAGATAACAAGCAGCTTTCCCATGTGATTTGGGTTGCGAAGATGGGAAGTAGACATATGGACTGGAATGATGTGCCcaaggaagttgaagacCATCTAGACGTCGCCGTATGGCACGAACTTGttgatgagaagaaggacctggctggtctggatATTCCCGAATGGGATCCTAGCTCGAAGACTCCTACCTTGTCTACATTGTGGTCAGGTGAGTTCGTTGAGTATGGCCCAGAG CACTTGGTTGCAGGCATTTCGGGCTTGATATATTCATTGCCCCGAACTCAGCGGTTTAACAGTGATGATTTGGTTCTCTCCATAGACTCACTCTCCCGGTTGTACCCCCTATGCCAGGTTTTTGCGGCACTTTTCACCAACGCTTCTGTGGCTTTGAATTCTGTTGCCGGAGAGAAAGTCGATTTTGCTCTTGCTACAGTGGGAGTCTCTCCTTCTGTCATCGTTGCATCCTCTCGCACGATATCTGAGTATCATGGCAAGTTTATGAAACCGCATTCCGGTCTTCTTTCCTCTATTGCTCGCTGGTTCCAGGTGCGATCGCTTGATTCTGGAAATATGCCGTCTCAGGGATTCTTCAGTCGGCTAGCCAGCGTCGGACCTACTGCCGAGCTTTCTCTAGATAGGCTCCGGCTACTTTGCATTTCACACCGGATCGACGATGATACCGACGCTCGTCTCGACCATGAGCAGTTGACTGACCTGAGAGTCCTCACTGGGGCTCGCGTGGTTTACGCTCTCACAGGCCCAGGGGTTGCCGGTGCCATCTCGCAGACAAATGTCTTTGACTACCGCCGATTTGAGGGGCCTAGCCATTTCGGTGCCCCATTGAGCACggtcgagcttcttctcagtgATTTATCTGAAGATACCGAGCAAGGACAG CTTACGGTTTCCGGCCCTTCGGTTACCTCCGGCCGGACGACCTTCCCAGTACAGGCTCGTATTCGGGATGATAACACTTTTGACCTTTGTTAG